A window of Pedobacter lusitanus contains these coding sequences:
- a CDS encoding alpha/beta hydrolase, with translation MKKQTLKNILKSSVLAATVALSIVTGAVTKTQAQEIKNVVLVHGAFADGSGYKGVYESLTKQGYHVTIVQNPLSSLEDDVAATKLVLDNQDGPTILAGHSWGGAVITQAGNHPKVAGLVYIAAFQPDNGETALQWFQTAPPAPENGVLPPNEKGIVYYDKGKFHAGFCGDLSKAEAGFMYASQGAFYAKCFVTPITDAAWRKKPAFGIVATDDKSIQPDVQRKMYKRSNTKVTEIKGSHAVYVSQPEKVAAVIIQAAKEVSGK, from the coding sequence ATGAAAAAGCAGACATTAAAAAACATTTTGAAAAGCAGTGTACTTGCTGCAACAGTAGCTTTGTCCATTGTAACAGGAGCAGTAACAAAGACTCAGGCACAGGAAATAAAGAATGTAGTACTGGTACATGGAGCATTTGCAGATGGGTCAGGCTATAAAGGCGTTTATGAATCGCTTACTAAACAAGGCTACCATGTTACGATCGTGCAAAACCCATTATCTTCACTGGAAGATGATGTAGCAGCAACAAAACTGGTATTGGATAATCAGGATGGGCCAACTATACTTGCAGGACATTCCTGGGGAGGAGCTGTAATCACTCAGGCTGGTAATCATCCAAAAGTTGCAGGACTGGTTTATATTGCCGCTTTCCAGCCAGACAACGGCGAAACAGCACTTCAATGGTTCCAGACTGCTCCTCCTGCACCAGAAAATGGTGTGTTGCCTCCGAATGAAAAGGGAATTGTTTATTATGACAAAGGAAAGTTCCACGCCGGATTCTGTGGTGATCTGAGTAAAGCAGAAGCAGGTTTTATGTATGCGTCACAAGGGGCATTTTATGCCAAATGTTTTGTAACACCTATCACTGATGCAGCATGGAGAAAGAAACCAGCTTTCGGTATTGTCGCAACTGATGATAAGAGCATACAACCAGATGTTCAGCGCAAGATGTACAAACGTTCCAATACTAAAGTTACTGAGATTAAAGGCAGCCACGCTGTTTATGTTTCCCAGCCAGAAAAGGTAGCCGCTGTGATCATTCAGGCAGCGAAAGAAGTATCTGGCAAATAG
- a CDS encoding import component protein, with protein sequence MKNRTMAIIAYITLIGWIVAYLEFKKTDRKSTLVNYHLGQALGLMIISVVLSITSSIILVIIPALGSILYLILLLPLVLLLFGIVAASNEVEKPVPLIGKIFEGKFNFSSKHPLQSN encoded by the coding sequence ATGAAAAACAGAACTATGGCAATTATAGCCTACATTACACTTATCGGATGGATTGTTGCCTATCTGGAATTTAAAAAAACAGATAGAAAAAGTACGCTCGTTAATTATCATCTGGGACAGGCTTTAGGTCTGATGATCATCAGCGTTGTACTCAGTATAACAAGTAGTATTATTCTGGTCATAATCCCAGCTCTAGGATCAATCTTATACCTCATTTTATTACTGCCTCTTGTACTTCTGTTATTCGGTATTGTCGCCGCCTCTAATGAAGTAGAAAAACCAGTACCGCTCATCGGAAAAATATTTGAAGGAAAATTCAATTTCTCTTCTAAACATCCTTTGCAAAGCAACTAA
- a CDS encoding sulfite exporter TauE/SafE family protein yields the protein MYNLTLLFFIGMLAGAMNAVAGGGSFITFPALLYAGVPAVSANASSTAALFPASLVSAWEFKEYIRPFPDVSMKLMIVLTFAGGCTGALLLLHTTSASFTVIVPWLLLTGAMAFAFGKQLGNQLRRKIHIGSGIVLSGQFLLGIYGGYFGGAVGIMMMAMWSLFGLSDIKVINANKTLFVGIANAIAVVLFIIAGKVAWSETCVMLIATILGGYFGARYTKQMNPVKLRMSVIIFNFVITAIFFIRVYL from the coding sequence ATGTATAATTTAACCCTACTTTTCTTTATAGGAATGCTGGCAGGAGCAATGAATGCTGTGGCTGGGGGTGGCTCATTTATTACTTTTCCTGCATTGTTATATGCAGGTGTACCTGCTGTTTCAGCTAATGCCTCAAGCACAGCAGCTTTGTTTCCGGCTAGCCTTGTCAGTGCCTGGGAATTTAAAGAATATATCAGGCCTTTTCCTGATGTTTCGATGAAGCTGATGATTGTTTTGACATTTGCAGGTGGCTGTACAGGAGCATTGTTGTTATTACATACTACTTCTGCAAGTTTTACTGTGATTGTTCCCTGGCTGCTGTTAACAGGGGCAATGGCCTTTGCTTTCGGCAAACAACTGGGGAATCAGCTGCGAAGAAAGATCCATATAGGAAGTGGTATCGTACTTAGCGGGCAATTTCTGCTGGGAATTTATGGCGGTTATTTTGGTGGAGCGGTTGGAATTATGATGATGGCAATGTGGAGCTTATTTGGCCTTTCTGATATTAAAGTGATCAATGCCAATAAGACCTTGTTTGTTGGTATAGCTAATGCAATAGCTGTGGTACTGTTTATTATTGCAGGAAAAGTGGCCTGGTCTGAGACCTGTGTGATGCTGATAGCAACGATATTGGGTGGTTACTTTGGGGCAAGATATACGAAACAGATGAATCCTGTTAAACTGCGGATGTCAGTCATTATTTTTAATTTCGTTATAACGGCAATATTTTTTATACGAGTATATCTTTAA
- a CDS encoding serine hydrolase domain-containing protein, giving the protein MTSKKTGFWLITALLMITLSCKKTTQTTPQKNHKDFHEIENYLQTLIDTGNVPGIAIAITSGQDIVYSKGFGVTNVQTKEKLEPWHNFHIASISKTFTAAAVMQLAEKGKLDINKPLTTYLPYFRLNDGRYQTITIKQMLNHTSGMPDVQNYEWEKAIEDEGAAERYTRSLADQKMISDPGAEFHYSNIAYDVMGDLIAKVSGMPFEKYVKENILNPLEMNQSSFYFPEVKNNPRTSPHTNKPPVVSSVYPYNRMHSPSSTLNTNIQELSHWAIANLNQGQYKNKQIISPATYTMMITPTFSVDPTIKASVGLSWFMYPYKGMMNYTHDGGDVGYRSVLTLIPEKKLGIILLSNTDQIDIQFVHDKIRDILLSMNGI; this is encoded by the coding sequence ATGACTTCAAAAAAAACTGGCTTTTGGCTGATTACAGCTCTGTTAATGATTACCCTGAGCTGCAAGAAAACTACACAGACAACACCCCAAAAAAATCACAAAGACTTTCATGAAATTGAAAATTATCTGCAAACACTAATTGATACAGGCAATGTTCCAGGCATCGCAATAGCGATTACAAGCGGGCAGGACATTGTTTACAGCAAAGGATTTGGGGTTACCAATGTACAAACCAAAGAAAAATTAGAACCATGGCACAATTTTCACATTGCCTCCATATCCAAAACATTTACTGCAGCTGCAGTAATGCAGCTTGCAGAAAAAGGTAAACTTGACATTAATAAGCCCTTAACTACCTATCTGCCCTATTTCCGGCTGAATGATGGACGTTACCAAACAATCACGATTAAGCAAATGCTCAATCATACCTCGGGAATGCCAGACGTCCAAAACTATGAATGGGAGAAAGCTATCGAAGATGAAGGGGCAGCAGAAAGATATACCCGAAGCCTGGCTGATCAAAAAATGATTAGTGATCCGGGAGCAGAATTCCATTATAGTAATATAGCATACGATGTCATGGGAGATTTAATTGCAAAAGTTTCCGGCATGCCGTTTGAAAAATATGTCAAAGAAAATATCCTGAACCCATTAGAAATGAACCAGTCCAGTTTTTATTTCCCGGAAGTCAAAAATAATCCACGTACCTCACCTCATACCAATAAGCCACCGGTAGTAAGTTCAGTATATCCCTACAATAGAATGCACTCACCCAGTTCTACTTTAAACACAAACATTCAGGAATTATCACATTGGGCAATTGCCAATCTCAATCAGGGGCAATATAAAAACAAACAGATTATTTCTCCTGCCACCTATACGATGATGATAACACCAACATTTAGCGTAGACCCTACTATAAAAGCATCCGTAGGATTAAGCTGGTTTATGTATCCTTATAAAGGAATGATGAACTATACACATGATGGAGGAGATGTGGGTTACAGAAGCGTACTGACATTGATTCCAGAAAAGAAACTGGGAATTATTTTATTAAGCAATACTGATCAAATTGATATTCAGTTCGTACATGATAAAATACGTGATATTTTACTCTCAATGAATGGAATATAA
- a CDS encoding helix-turn-helix domain-containing protein, with product MKLKLRDENTGGELFFFREEPGFDRLSFTRDQYNKYFTIVWNPSENQIVIIDGVEHEFPANTLLTLLFNQTFSFRDSSSLVVWQFNREFYCIIDHDSEVSCVGFLFSSTDHLLIKLNDQASKKLILLSEIFAEEFKTSDQIQNEMMLILLKRLIIYVTQLAKLGYVPAKKLEDSRFHIIRKFNLLVEGHFRSEHSVSYYAQRLYKSPKTLSNLFAIFNQKRPSQIIQERITIEAKRLLSYTDKSIKHITFELGFEDVSYFSNFFKKNAGSSPSDFRSSVQSGKEGK from the coding sequence ATGAAACTTAAATTAAGAGATGAAAACACTGGAGGAGAATTGTTTTTCTTCAGAGAAGAACCAGGTTTTGACAGGTTGTCTTTTACCAGAGATCAGTATAATAAGTATTTTACTATAGTATGGAATCCATCGGAAAACCAGATCGTTATTATTGATGGTGTTGAGCATGAATTCCCGGCAAATACCTTATTGACGCTTTTGTTCAACCAGACTTTTAGTTTTAGGGATTCATCTTCGCTCGTGGTATGGCAGTTCAACCGGGAATTTTACTGCATTATCGACCATGATAGTGAGGTGAGCTGTGTTGGTTTTCTATTTAGCAGTACTGACCATTTGCTGATTAAGTTAAATGATCAGGCCAGCAAAAAGCTGATTTTATTATCCGAAATCTTTGCTGAAGAATTTAAGACTTCAGATCAGATCCAAAATGAGATGATGCTGATCCTGTTAAAGAGACTGATTATTTATGTGACCCAACTGGCAAAACTGGGATATGTACCTGCCAAAAAACTGGAAGATTCCAGATTTCATATTATCCGAAAATTTAATCTTCTGGTTGAAGGACATTTCAGATCAGAACATTCTGTTAGTTACTATGCTCAGCGACTTTATAAGTCGCCTAAAACGCTATCCAATCTTTTTGCGATCTTTAACCAGAAAAGACCTTCTCAGATTATACAGGAAAGGATAACTATTGAAGCCAAAAGACTTTTATCGTATACGGACAAATCTATAAAGCATATTACTTTTGAGCTCGGATTTGAGGATGTATCCTATTTTTCTAATTTTTTCAAAAAGAACGCCGGCTCTTCGCCTTCAGACTTCAGAAGTTCGGTACAATCTGGGAAGGAAGGGAAATAA
- a CDS encoding nuclear transport factor 2 family protein, giving the protein MSTNKNTVIKYMEGFNATDHAKITSCLTEDVTWELPGVYLHQGKAAFDKEIENEAFTGSPVIRVSRMIEENNVVIAEGTVRAKKKDGTILNLVFCDIFEMENGLIRKLTSYLMTKQP; this is encoded by the coding sequence ATGAGCACGAACAAAAACACCGTGATCAAATACATGGAAGGCTTTAATGCCACCGATCACGCTAAAATAACCTCCTGTTTAACTGAAGATGTAACCTGGGAATTACCAGGCGTATATCTTCATCAGGGTAAGGCTGCCTTTGATAAAGAAATAGAAAACGAAGCTTTTACAGGCAGCCCTGTCATCAGAGTCAGCCGGATGATAGAAGAAAATAACGTAGTTATCGCTGAAGGAACAGTCCGGGCAAAAAAGAAGGACGGAACTATCCTTAACCTGGTTTTCTGTGATATCTTTGAAATGGAAAACGGATTAATCAGAAAACTAACCAGTTATCTGATGACCAAACAGCCATAA
- a CDS encoding SRPBCC domain-containing protein, whose protein sequence is MKNNKEELLITHLFDAPRELVFGAWTNPDQLNHWYAPDGCTIEFKTIEVKEGGGFHSCIHDPIHGDCWIKGIYQEVTFPEKLVFSMILTNEYGDTVNAAEAGKPEDWPQAIVTTVTFDAIGKQTKVTLHQTVAEAEARKTGALQSWFKMFDRLNLLLLSNQS, encoded by the coding sequence ATGAAAAATAATAAAGAAGAACTCTTGATTACGCATCTGTTTGATGCTCCACGTGAATTAGTATTTGGAGCCTGGACAAACCCCGACCAGCTAAACCATTGGTATGCCCCGGACGGATGTACCATAGAATTTAAAACCATAGAGGTAAAAGAAGGTGGAGGGTTCCACTCCTGTATTCATGATCCCATCCATGGAGATTGCTGGATCAAAGGAATTTATCAGGAAGTAACATTTCCGGAGAAACTGGTTTTCTCTATGATTCTTACCAATGAATATGGAGACACCGTTAACGCTGCCGAAGCAGGAAAACCGGAAGACTGGCCACAGGCTATAGTGACCACAGTTACCTTTGATGCTATCGGTAAACAAACCAAAGTCACCCTGCACCAAACCGTTGCAGAAGCTGAAGCCAGAAAAACAGGCGCTTTACAAAGCTGGTTTAAAATGTTTGACCGTCTGAATCTGTTGTTACTTTCTAATCAGTCTTAA
- a CDS encoding regulatory protein RecX — MEKEYSKPALDKRTALVKAESYCAYQERAQQEIRNKLYDWGLKPDEVEEVITELIMNNFLNEERFAMSYVSGKFNIKKWGKIKIKQGLKLKKIPEKMILKALNTIDYDDYLKTILAAAEKKSAVLTEKDPYKRKYKLISYLMTKGFENNLISEVLNDNNLC; from the coding sequence TTGGAAAAAGAATATTCAAAACCCGCACTGGATAAAAGAACGGCTTTGGTTAAGGCCGAAAGTTATTGTGCTTACCAGGAACGTGCGCAACAGGAAATCAGAAATAAACTTTATGACTGGGGATTAAAACCTGATGAAGTCGAAGAAGTCATCACTGAACTCATCATGAATAACTTTCTGAATGAAGAAAGATTCGCTATGTCTTATGTCTCCGGCAAATTTAACATCAAGAAATGGGGCAAGATTAAGATCAAACAGGGGCTCAAACTGAAAAAGATCCCGGAAAAGATGATTTTAAAGGCGCTAAATACGATCGATTACGACGATTATTTAAAAACTATCCTTGCTGCGGCTGAAAAAAAATCAGCTGTTTTAACTGAAAAGGATCCTTATAAAAGAAAATACAAGCTGATCAGCTATCTCATGACGAAGGGCTTTGAAAATAATTTAATTTCTGAAGTACTGAATGACAATAACTTATGCTAA
- a CDS encoding helix-turn-helix transcriptional regulator, translating into MNYLRQTLFFVVLYCSFFTAAAQTPVTGNTNVAEKEKPARLIRLAESHRINENYKAGISEAQQAAAIALKLKDFSTATKAYVILANIYAATKEFTQLKKVSDSAMLAAQQAHSPAVMAYGYYAQAYLYNNIDNAELTLKYSQMGLKELKKVPDHYLQAKIYYLLYALNTRWDNIPKVNLYARQATENALFTTDYNLLGNCYTALSVAADYNYGITKSTAQRDSILYYLKKVEEIYQQHPKEIAPRTYGIACINIAFYYLKNFSEGDKEAKANAIQYANTAQTVMKDAPNGEEIMASGLGILSEYALREKNFPMAEAYLMQAYSLMQSEEHPYYYTLVNVVRSLSQLYEQMENYPMALKFQKKIAEYNSKIFDQKQALNVQKLEIQYESEKKNNEVSLLRQQEKYNRIQKNLYIGIAAVFLLGLIFMFRSYHFRLRYSLQREKQLHLEKHEAELQTKLGQEEQLRLKAEQQLLETQQQQLQKEMMANVLQLEHKKDMLSKIREKLNDNHELNINKIWNEELLLDNDFENTKLHIQRVHPEFFSILNEKAQQKLTPLDLKLCAYLYLKLDTKKIASILHIEPKSVRMSRYRIKQKLELDKEEDLNIFLQNLGSNKQPLPDIT; encoded by the coding sequence ATGAATTATCTAAGGCAAACTCTCTTTTTTGTAGTCTTATACTGCTCCTTTTTTACTGCAGCGGCGCAAACCCCTGTTACCGGAAATACCAATGTGGCAGAAAAAGAAAAACCTGCCCGGCTTATCCGTCTTGCCGAGTCACACCGGATTAACGAAAATTATAAAGCAGGGATTTCCGAAGCTCAGCAAGCTGCTGCCATTGCTTTAAAACTGAAGGATTTTAGTACAGCAACAAAAGCCTATGTTATCCTTGCCAATATTTATGCCGCTACCAAAGAGTTTACACAGCTAAAAAAAGTAAGTGATTCGGCAATGCTGGCTGCCCAGCAGGCCCACAGTCCCGCGGTCATGGCTTATGGCTATTATGCCCAGGCTTATTTATATAATAACATTGATAATGCCGAGCTGACACTTAAATATAGTCAGATGGGGCTTAAGGAATTAAAAAAGGTACCGGATCACTATCTGCAGGCTAAGATTTATTACCTGCTATATGCTTTAAATACCCGCTGGGATAATATTCCTAAAGTAAACCTCTATGCCAGACAAGCCACAGAAAATGCCCTGTTCACCACAGATTATAATCTGCTTGGTAATTGTTATACTGCTTTATCTGTAGCAGCAGATTACAATTACGGTATTACTAAAAGCACAGCACAAAGAGATAGTATTCTGTATTATTTGAAAAAGGTGGAGGAGATTTACCAGCAGCATCCCAAAGAAATAGCACCAAGAACCTATGGTATTGCCTGCATTAATATTGCTTTTTATTATTTGAAAAATTTTTCTGAGGGAGATAAAGAAGCTAAAGCAAATGCCATCCAATATGCCAATACAGCTCAAACAGTAATGAAAGATGCGCCTAATGGCGAAGAAATTATGGCCAGTGGTCTGGGTATACTCAGCGAATACGCCCTGCGTGAAAAGAATTTCCCTATGGCAGAGGCTTATCTGATGCAGGCTTATAGTCTGATGCAGTCAGAAGAACATCCTTACTATTATACCCTGGTCAATGTGGTGCGTTCGCTTTCTCAGTTGTATGAACAAATGGAAAACTACCCGATGGCACTGAAATTCCAGAAAAAAATAGCTGAATACAACAGTAAAATTTTTGATCAGAAACAGGCTTTAAATGTCCAGAAGCTGGAAATACAATATGAGAGTGAAAAAAAAAACAATGAGGTGAGCTTATTGCGGCAACAGGAAAAGTATAACCGCATCCAAAAGAATCTCTACATCGGTATTGCGGCAGTTTTTTTACTCGGACTGATTTTTATGTTTCGTTCTTATCACTTCCGTCTGCGCTATTCCCTGCAGCGCGAAAAACAGCTGCATTTAGAAAAACATGAAGCCGAATTACAGACAAAACTGGGGCAGGAGGAGCAGTTAAGGCTCAAAGCCGAACAGCAATTACTGGAAACCCAGCAACAACAGCTGCAAAAAGAAATGATGGCCAATGTCCTTCAGCTGGAACACAAAAAGGATATGCTTTCAAAAATCAGGGAAAAATTAAATGATAACCATGAATTGAATATCAATAAAATATGGAACGAAGAGTTATTACTGGACAATGATTTTGAGAACACCAAACTGCATATCCAGCGTGTACACCCTGAGTTTTTTTCTATTCTGAATGAAAAAGCACAACAGAAACTCACCCCCCTTGACCTGAAACTCTGCGCTTATCTGTACCTGAAACTGGATACCAAAAAAATCGCCTCTATTCTGCATATAGAGCCTAAAAGCGTCCGTATGAGCCGTTACCGGATTAAGCAGAAACTGGAACTGGACAAAGAAGAAGATCTTAATATTTTTTTACAGAACCTGGGCTCGAATAAACAACCGCTGCCGGATATAACCTGA
- a CDS encoding import component protein has product MNSKTLSIVSYITLIGWLVAYFSGKENADSLLKYHLRQALGLAIVSIIFNVVLTIIASIVPSLAFLSLAGWVIVVLWIMGIIHAANEAQKPVPLIGKMFENKFAFIG; this is encoded by the coding sequence ATGAACAGCAAAACACTATCAATCGTATCGTACATTACGCTCATTGGCTGGCTTGTAGCCTATTTCAGTGGAAAAGAAAATGCAGATTCACTGCTTAAATATCATTTGAGACAGGCACTGGGCCTGGCCATCGTCAGTATTATTTTTAATGTGGTCTTAACCATTATTGCTTCAATTGTCCCTTCTCTCGCTTTTCTGAGTTTAGCAGGCTGGGTCATTGTAGTGCTGTGGATTATGGGTATCATTCATGCCGCTAACGAAGCTCAGAAACCTGTGCCTCTGATTGGTAAAATGTTTGAAAATAAATTTGCCTTTATCGGCTAA
- a CDS encoding LuxR C-terminal-related transcriptional regulator, producing MLIFWKGVEAQKIYIDSLNDFLLRKDLPAEDRVNALCKLAKANFEKDLPLSFKQAREALYYAARLKDGRGKAMAFATLIHLYIRQKDLKHAYESRDSAMYYITKTKDPVTTGFVWFRSGWLDLVNDENDKAIAKLLKALDYFKGQQVYDYESTVYHYLASIYGYGNDPQKQKKYADLCYSAALRSKQVDPLNTAYYTSGQSYFDRFKLDSIHRSLLDSALMTNKKSLALSKKEAGRLLIQSNTAAVALNTANSYFQYFPGTYRDSAEKYIDIAIDIATKTNLQEVLLNCYGLKSEYALRDGNYDEAEKILLTGLSAVAADVVKMPLTKARIFLGLSHIAEKRGDKAAALNYLKQYMQFNKEAFDEEKINSIQRVEAQYQAEKKEQEITFLHQEAAFTKKMNLFYIMLGLTGIAALLFLLRSYNYKLKASVRKQKLVDQEKAAAELRAQLKEAEATQLQTEQVLLKERQERLQKELLAGTLQIEEKNELLQLLSGKVDSESHLSVDEQIKKIVNQQKRMDKDFEELKTDFFETNPVFFERLQQKANHTLTRLDLKYCSYILMGLSNKEVSSRLGIEPKSIRMARYRIKQKFGLDKEENLDNFIRSQE from the coding sequence GTGCTTATTTTTTGGAAAGGCGTAGAAGCGCAGAAAATATATATCGATTCGCTGAACGATTTTCTGCTACGTAAGGACCTCCCTGCTGAAGATAGGGTGAATGCGCTTTGCAAACTGGCAAAGGCTAATTTTGAAAAGGATCTTCCTCTTTCTTTCAAGCAGGCCCGTGAGGCTCTGTATTATGCTGCAAGATTGAAAGATGGGAGAGGTAAAGCCATGGCATTTGCTACGTTGATTCACCTTTATATCAGGCAAAAGGATCTGAAGCATGCTTATGAAAGCAGGGATAGTGCCATGTACTATATCACAAAGACGAAAGATCCGGTAACTACAGGTTTTGTATGGTTCAGAAGTGGCTGGCTGGATCTGGTAAATGATGAGAATGATAAAGCAATTGCTAAACTGCTCAAAGCTCTGGACTATTTTAAAGGGCAGCAGGTTTATGATTATGAAAGTACTGTATATCATTATCTGGCCAGTATTTACGGATATGGCAATGATCCGCAAAAGCAAAAGAAGTATGCAGATCTCTGTTATTCGGCTGCGCTCAGGAGTAAACAGGTAGATCCTCTTAATACAGCCTATTATACCAGTGGACAAAGTTATTTTGATCGTTTTAAGCTGGATTCTATTCATCGCAGTTTGCTGGATTCTGCACTGATGACTAATAAGAAATCACTGGCTCTTTCCAAAAAGGAAGCCGGTCGTTTACTGATACAAAGTAATACCGCCGCGGTGGCTTTAAATACAGCTAACAGTTATTTTCAATATTTTCCGGGTACTTACAGAGACAGTGCTGAAAAATATATTGACATCGCTATTGATATTGCGACAAAGACCAACCTGCAGGAGGTTTTGTTAAACTGCTATGGTTTAAAAAGTGAATATGCTTTGCGCGACGGAAACTATGATGAAGCGGAAAAAATATTATTAACAGGATTGAGTGCTGTAGCGGCTGACGTAGTCAAAATGCCGCTGACCAAAGCCAGAATATTTCTGGGTCTTTCTCATATTGCAGAGAAAAGAGGGGATAAAGCTGCTGCGCTGAATTATTTGAAACAGTATATGCAGTTTAATAAAGAAGCTTTTGATGAAGAAAAAATCAATAGTATCCAACGGGTGGAAGCACAATATCAGGCTGAAAAAAAAGAACAGGAAATTACATTCCTGCATCAGGAAGCTGCTTTTACTAAAAAGATGAATCTTTTTTATATTATGTTAGGCTTAACAGGAATAGCTGCTTTGCTTTTTCTGCTCAGGTCATATAATTATAAGCTGAAGGCATCTGTCAGAAAACAAAAACTTGTGGATCAGGAAAAAGCGGCGGCGGAATTAAGGGCCCAGTTGAAAGAGGCCGAAGCTACACAGCTCCAGACGGAGCAGGTTTTGCTTAAAGAACGTCAGGAGCGTCTGCAGAAAGAATTACTTGCCGGGACTTTGCAGATTGAAGAAAAAAATGAATTGCTGCAGCTGCTGTCGGGAAAGGTAGATAGTGAAAGTCATCTGTCTGTTGACGAACAGATCAAAAAGATTGTCAATCAGCAGAAAAGAATGGATAAAGATTTTGAAGAACTTAAAACCGACTTTTTTGAGACCAATCCTGTTTTCTTTGAACGTCTGCAACAAAAGGCAAATCATACATTGACCCGCCTTGATTTAAAATATTGTTCTTATATCCTGATGGGGTTATCTAATAAGGAGGTTTCTTCCCGGTTGGGGATTGAACCAAAAAGTATCCGGATGGCACGTTACAGAATTAAGCAGAAATTCGGGTTGGACAAAGAGGAGAATCTGGACAATTTCATCAGGTCTCAGGAATAA
- a CDS encoding ArsR/SmtB family transcription factor — MKARRDVYQAIADPTRREIINLIAAQPYNVNSIAEKFDMTRQAVSLHVKILVDCGLITIKQNGRDRFCEAQLDQLNEVSGWIEQSRKLWVRRFEKLDKYLEEVKTKSDEK, encoded by the coding sequence ATGAAAGCCAGACGAGACGTATACCAGGCAATAGCCGATCCAACCCGCAGAGAAATTATCAATCTTATTGCTGCACAGCCATATAATGTAAATTCTATTGCTGAAAAATTTGACATGACCAGACAGGCAGTTTCCCTTCATGTGAAAATACTTGTCGACTGCGGGCTGATTACAATCAAACAAAACGGAAGAGACAGATTTTGTGAGGCACAGCTGGATCAGCTCAATGAAGTATCCGGATGGATAGAACAATCCAGAAAACTATGGGTCAGAAGATTTGAAAAATTAGATAAATATTTAGAGGAAGTAAAAACCAAAAGCGATGAAAAATAA